The following are encoded in a window of candidate division WOR-3 bacterium genomic DNA:
- a CDS encoding radical SAM protein, which translates to MGYHKNFYNVEIQHEDGLLLYNILTKNFVLLEREYEEFYKKFPEVDDEKKLQEFLDAGFIVDNKFDEKGYYLRNFFMSRYYSRKLLFTVVPTTACNFACYYCFESGIKTVKITQELKGKIFKFIKERIELFKPEEVSLSFYGGEPLLFKDELLEFARFFKSLSEDFGFKFSSDVVTNGYLFDVETARELIEEASLKSAQITLDGPPEIHDKRRFLKNGNGTFDRVFENVKNVIEAFHQFVVRIRVNVDKLNIDYIEELLKLLASIKKDNLEVYFSPVTGEKDKMDSSENLFTDEEYGKVYAEKIVPLLYKYGFPYEVYPELSYVFCAGITPFHYLIDGDGTIKKCFDLVGRDKESVGNVDNYREDSRSVLKWENLKILDKECYNCKFLPICGGGCPLYKLRTGKNRCEMWRYNLENLLKTIYDLKEHSLAMG; encoded by the coding sequence ATGGGATACCATAAAAATTTTTATAACGTTGAAATTCAGCATGAAGATGGACTTTTGCTTTACAACATTTTGACCAAAAACTTTGTTTTACTGGAAAGAGAATATGAGGAGTTTTACAAAAAATTTCCTGAAGTCGACGACGAGAAGAAGTTACAAGAATTCCTTGACGCTGGTTTTATCGTTGATAATAAATTTGACGAAAAGGGTTACTATTTGAGGAATTTCTTCATGAGCAGGTATTACTCTCGAAAGCTTCTTTTCACTGTTGTTCCTACTACTGCCTGTAATTTTGCCTGTTACTATTGTTTTGAGTCTGGAATCAAGACTGTGAAAATTACGCAGGAGCTCAAAGGAAAGATTTTTAAATTTATCAAAGAGAGGATTGAGCTTTTTAAACCTGAAGAGGTTTCTCTCTCTTTTTATGGCGGTGAGCCTCTCCTTTTTAAAGATGAACTCCTTGAATTTGCCAGATTTTTTAAAAGTTTGAGTGAAGATTTTGGTTTTAAATTTTCTTCAGATGTTGTTACAAATGGTTATCTCTTCGATGTAGAAACGGCAAGAGAGCTCATAGAAGAGGCCTCTTTGAAATCCGCTCAGATTACCCTCGATGGACCTCCCGAAATTCATGATAAAAGGCGATTTTTAAAGAATGGCAACGGAACTTTTGATAGGGTCTTTGAGAATGTGAAGAATGTTATTGAAGCCTTTCACCAGTTTGTCGTTAGAATTCGGGTAAATGTTGACAAACTAAACATAGACTACATTGAAGAGCTTTTAAAGCTCCTTGCGTCTATTAAAAAGGATAATTTAGAGGTCTATTTTTCACCCGTCACAGGCGAAAAGGACAAGATGGATTCCAGTGAGAATCTATTTACCGATGAGGAATACGGCAAAGTTTATGCTGAGAAGATTGTTCCATTGCTTTATAAATACGGTTTTCCCTACGAAGTTTATCCGGAACTTTCCTACGTTTTTTGCGCAGGTATTACACCCTTTCATTATTTGATAGATGGCGACGGGACCATCAAAAAATGCTTTGATCTCGTAGGAAGGGATAAGGAATCTGTGGGAAATGTGGATAATTACAGGGAGGATTCCAGGAGTGTCCTTAAGTGGGAAAATTTGAAAATCTTAGACAAAGAGTGTTATAACTGCAAGTTTCTCCCCATATGTGGAGGAGGTTGTCCCCTTTACAAGTTAAGAACGGGTAAGAACCGCTGTGAGATGTGGAGGTACAACCTTGAAAACTTGCTAAAAACTATCTACGATTTGAAGGAGCACAGTCTTGCAATGGGATAA
- a CDS encoding ABC transporter ATP-binding protein, whose amino-acid sequence MQWDNFKLFVKYFKKYTLSQGSLFALSLLLLLIGTLLQLPVPLIFKEIIDRVIPSRNLGLVGLYSILIAVVVILREITLYFSKVIDQKLRNGIYKMLVSELLNVYYSLPYKTIKSKDSGYFYSRVFNEPAELEESLTTTMTFAIKIFLIFAFGLIVCLKLSWKLTLFVLVLSSVFYLLNVIFGNAIRGYSVKFQEYKARFGETAVELLKGFKLINFMGLLEKVKGLLAPKMRDYLGLRLKRTEVSGMYSGFYGILSDFLPVGVFLLGAIEIVRGHLTVGGLVAFMELMRYVSSPIDSLSEIFIEIQTTVGIIERVEEFKGMEGKRGGKSLEGELETISLEAIAVKFEDEEVISNFAFEFKKGKKYAIIGPNGSGKSTLLEVITGILEPDEGDIKINGKYDLKELDKFEYFQRFAVSFYPPMLLPSLKDNLDLIARDGLVEIAKNEVLKGRDDLKFSQLSAGEKQKLSLLIALSRGKRDFILLDEPLANLDDDSKEFYWRLIKEYSEGKGLIVALPSQEVDLSGFEVIKLEKPSYINQT is encoded by the coding sequence TTGCAATGGGATAATTTTAAACTTTTTGTAAAGTATTTTAAAAAATACACCCTTTCCCAGGGGAGTTTGTTTGCCCTTTCTCTTCTCCTGTTGTTGATTGGAACCTTATTACAACTGCCTGTGCCTCTAATTTTCAAAGAAATCATAGACCGCGTTATACCCTCGAGAAATCTTGGCCTCGTAGGATTGTATTCAATTTTGATTGCCGTTGTTGTTATTCTGAGGGAAATTACGCTTTACTTTTCGAAGGTAATTGACCAAAAGTTGAGGAATGGAATCTACAAAATGCTGGTTTCTGAACTACTTAATGTTTACTATTCCTTGCCCTACAAAACAATAAAGAGTAAAGACTCTGGTTACTTCTATTCAAGGGTCTTTAATGAACCCGCTGAACTTGAGGAAAGCCTTACCACAACGATGACCTTCGCTATTAAGATTTTCCTGATCTTTGCTTTTGGCCTTATCGTCTGCCTTAAACTTTCCTGGAAACTTACACTTTTTGTGTTGGTGCTATCATCTGTCTTCTATCTTTTAAATGTGATTTTTGGAAACGCTATTCGGGGTTATTCTGTGAAGTTTCAAGAGTACAAAGCCCGTTTTGGGGAAACTGCCGTTGAGCTGCTGAAGGGTTTTAAGCTCATAAATTTCATGGGGCTTTTAGAGAAAGTTAAAGGGCTTTTGGCACCTAAGATGAGGGATTATTTAGGATTGAGATTGAAAAGGACAGAAGTGAGTGGAATGTACTCAGGATTTTACGGTATTTTGAGCGACTTTCTTCCTGTTGGAGTTTTTTTGCTTGGTGCCATTGAAATAGTTAGAGGTCATCTTACCGTTGGTGGATTGGTAGCCTTTATGGAGCTTATGAGGTATGTTTCCTCTCCCATTGATAGCCTTTCTGAAATTTTTATCGAAATTCAAACTACTGTGGGTATCATAGAAAGGGTTGAAGAGTTTAAGGGAATGGAAGGAAAAAGAGGGGGAAAAAGCTTGGAAGGAGAACTGGAAACCATTTCCCTTGAGGCAATTGCCGTAAAGTTTGAAGATGAAGAAGTTATCTCGAATTTTGCCTTTGAATTTAAAAAGGGTAAAAAATATGCCATAATTGGTCCTAATGGTTCAGGAAAATCTACCTTGCTTGAAGTGATTACGGGAATATTGGAACCTGATGAAGGGGATATAAAAATCAATGGAAAATACGATTTAAAAGAGTTGGATAAGTTTGAGTATTTCCAAAGATTCGCTGTTTCCTTTTATCCACCAATGCTTTTGCCCTCCCTGAAGGATAATTTGGATCTTATCGCAAGGGACGGGCTTGTGGAAATAGCTAAAAATGAAGTTTTAAAGGGAAGAGACGATCTAAAGTTTAGCCAGCTTTCAGCGGGGGAAAAGCAGAAACTCTCATTACTTATCGCTTTATCGAGGGGTAAAAGGGATTTTATTTTACTTGATGAACCCCTTGCCAATCTCGATGATGATTCAAAGGAGTTTTATTGGAGGTTGATAAAGGAATATTCAGAAGGCAAGGGGTTGATTGTCGCGTTACCGTCCCAGGAGGTGGACTTAAGTGGCTTTGAGGTTATAAAGTTAGAGAAACCATCATACATAAACCAAACATAA
- a CDS encoding peroxiredoxin, which translates to MGLPLLGEKVPSFTAKTTHGEIKFPEDYKGKWVVLFSHPADFTPVCTTEFVAFQKRYDEFKNLNTELIGLSIDQVFSHIKWVEWIKEKLGVEIKFPIIADDRGQIAELLGMIHPSKGTNTVRAVFIIDPNGVLRAMLYYPQELGRNMDEILRMVKALQISDKNGVAMPANWPNNELVGDEVIVPPASDVETAAKRLKEYTCYDWWFCHKKL; encoded by the coding sequence ATGGGGCTGCCACTCTTAGGTGAAAAGGTGCCATCATTCACCGCAAAAACAACCCATGGGGAAATAAAATTCCCCGAAGACTATAAAGGCAAATGGGTCGTGCTCTTCAGCCATCCTGCTGATTTCACACCCGTATGTACCACAGAATTTGTTGCCTTCCAGAAAAGGTATGATGAATTCAAAAATCTCAACACTGAGCTAATTGGACTCTCCATAGATCAGGTTTTCTCTCACATCAAATGGGTTGAATGGATAAAAGAGAAACTCGGCGTTGAAATAAAATTCCCTATAATAGCTGATGATAGAGGTCAGATTGCAGAGCTCTTAGGGATGATTCATCCTTCTAAGGGGACAAATACTGTAAGAGCCGTGTTTATAATCGACCCGAACGGTGTCCTCCGCGCAATGCTTTACTACCCACAGGAACTGGGAAGGAATATGGATGAAATACTGAGGATGGTGAAGGCTTTACAGATTTCTGATAAGAATGGCGTAGCAATGCCAGCAAACTGGCCAAATAATGAACTGGTTGGTGATGAGGTTATAGTGCCACCAGCATCCGATGTTGAAACAGCAGCAAAGAGGCTCAAAGAGTATACCTGTTACGATTGGTGGTTCTGCCACAAGAAACTGTGA
- a CDS encoding TlpA disulfide reductase family protein, translated as MKFRGIGVILLLAGILAAQQKKLAPDFTVTTIDGSKVTLSELKGKVVILDFWATWCPPCRQEIPGYVELKKKYGKKIEIIGISVDRSVDPVKEFYKKNKINYPVAMATRDILESYNSIYRLQYIPTTFIIDRDGYISDIKVGFASKSEFEKSILKLLSDEKK; from the coding sequence ATGAAATTTAGGGGCATTGGAGTGATCCTTCTCTTGGCTGGAATTCTTGCAGCTCAGCAGAAAAAGTTAGCGCCTGATTTTACTGTCACCACCATTGACGGTAGTAAAGTCACATTGTCAGAGTTAAAGGGTAAAGTTGTAATCCTCGATTTTTGGGCTACCTGGTGCCCACCGTGTAGACAGGAAATTCCGGGGTATGTGGAATTAAAGAAGAAATATGGAAAGAAGATTGAGATAATTGGTATTTCCGTTGATAGAAGTGTGGATCCGGTTAAAGAATTTTACAAGAAAAATAAAATAAATTACCCTGTTGCTATGGCGACGAGAGATATATTGGAAAGCTATAACTCTATTTATCGGCTTCAATACATACCAACCACTTTTATCATAGACAGAGACGGTTACATTAGTGATATTAAAGTAGGGTTTGCTTCAAAGAGTGAGTTCGAGAAGTCCATTCTGAAGCTTCTATCTGATGAAAAGAAGTAG
- the dxr gene encoding 1-deoxy-D-xylulose-5-phosphate reductoisomerase gives MKRSRIALFGATGSIGHNTLRVISKFRDKFELVAFSVHENLNGYFWIINEFSPKVAVITGDLKVQSPPVTTLYGKEGLIEVSERDDVDIIVVATAGNVGVYPTIHGLKSGKRVALANKETLVSFGKIVKETWLSSSGELIPIDSEHSALFQLFEKYKKDVDELILTASGGPFRTFTREEMRRVTIDDVLDHPVWTMGKKITVDSATLMNKGLEVIEAYWLFDVPPQRIKVLIHPQAIVHGMLKLRDGAFIAHMSYPDMRIPIQYALTYPERWECDFVSLDLTKIGELEFYKPDFKRFPLLELAYEMLMAGGVMPCVMNAANDVAVGAFLKGYIGFLDIEKVVMKTCDSFSNVQDVSLEVLEEYDKNAREKAKEIVKSIKN, from the coding sequence ATGAAAAGAAGTAGAATAGCCCTCTTTGGGGCCACGGGTAGTATAGGGCACAACACCCTAAGAGTTATATCTAAGTTTAGAGACAAGTTTGAACTTGTGGCCTTTTCGGTCCATGAAAATTTAAATGGATACTTCTGGATAATAAATGAGTTTAGCCCTAAAGTCGCTGTAATAACGGGAGATTTAAAAGTTCAGTCTCCCCCAGTAACGACTCTATATGGCAAGGAAGGGTTAATAGAGGTTTCAGAACGGGATGATGTGGACATTATTGTCGTTGCCACAGCAGGGAATGTAGGCGTTTATCCAACCATTCATGGGTTAAAAAGTGGGAAAAGAGTTGCTTTAGCGAACAAAGAAACCCTTGTTTCTTTTGGAAAAATTGTTAAAGAAACCTGGCTTAGTTCCAGTGGTGAACTGATTCCTATTGATTCGGAACATTCCGCTTTGTTTCAACTTTTTGAAAAGTATAAAAAGGATGTGGATGAGTTGATCTTAACTGCTTCTGGTGGACCCTTCAGGACCTTTACTCGGGAGGAAATGAGAAGGGTAACCATTGATGATGTGTTAGACCACCCAGTCTGGACAATGGGAAAAAAGATTACGGTGGATTCAGCGACTCTTATGAACAAAGGATTGGAGGTCATAGAAGCTTATTGGCTTTTTGATGTACCTCCTCAAAGGATAAAAGTGCTAATACACCCTCAAGCCATTGTCCATGGTATGTTAAAGTTACGAGATGGCGCCTTTATAGCCCATATGTCTTATCCTGATATGAGGATACCCATTCAGTATGCCCTTACTTATCCAGAGAGATGGGAATGCGATTTCGTATCCCTTGACCTCACTAAGATTGGTGAACTGGAATTTTATAAACCTGATTTTAAAAGGTTCCCACTTTTAGAACTGGCATATGAAATGCTAATGGCCGGCGGCGTTATGCCTTGTGTAATGAATGCAGCGAATGATGTAGCTGTTGGAGCCTTTTTGAAAGGATACATTGGTTTTTTAGATATAGAAAAAGTGGTCATGAAAACCTGTGATAGCTTTAGTAATGTTCAAGATGTAAGCCTTGAAGTTCTCGAAGAATACGATAAAAACGCAAGAGAAAAAGCCAAGGAAATTGTAAAGTCCATAAAAAATTAA